The Pseudanabaena sp. ABRG5-3 genome includes the window GTCTTGGGCGATTACCACTTCAGCCTCGGTTGTCGCACCTTGATGACCGCGCATGGGCGATGCTCCAGATTTCCAGTTGACTCCTAAATCAGTTAGAGCCTTTTGAAGCGGTTCTAAACTACGGATTTGGGTTTTTACTTGGCTAAAATGTGACATAGGGTTTATCCTGACTTCGATCTAATGGGCAAATGGACGAGATTTTGAAATTTTTTTGTTTAATCTGGTGAAAACTTGGATTTTCAGGGCTTTATTACCATTGACTAAATCTAGAAGCGTCCATATCTGACACGCGATCGAGTTGCGTAGCCGACTGAGATGTAAGTTGCTGCTGAGCAAAATTTTCGGAAGTTAACTCTCGATGAGCGACTATCCCTAGTTTTGCTTCGATCGCTGCTGTCACCTCAGCACAACTAGAACCGACAATGCCTGTCACACGCTCTTCGACCCGACCATCTGGGTAAATAATGAATTCCAGAGTTTCCATGCTGGTTCTAGCTATTGAGTTACTAGACAGTTTGACGCAAAGTTTATAGAAACGTCAAGAAGTTAACTCTGCAAAATTAACAGGCTTTTCTGATGCTTGTAATAGAGCGATCGCAATGTTTAGCAAGGATTTTCAGCTTTTTATTAATTAATTAAATTTATTTTAATTTTTTTGAATTTACCTAAACTGTGACAAGACACTCCTTAAGGAATAGGGCAGAAATTGCTATGTTCCGCCGCAAATGCTCTAATTGTTTGGAAGCGCACCCGTTTGGGGTGCGCTTCCAAACATCATGTTAGGATCGCTATAGATTATTCAAACGGAAATTGTAGATCGAGGATTTGGGTGATCGCATAGGGACATTCTGTAGGCAAGTCATGCAGATCAAGGGGCGTTTCTTTTAAAACTAAGTTAATCCCTTGGCGGAATCCCTTTTGAACCGCTTCATCAAGGTAAGGCTTTAAACTCGGATTCTCTTGCAAAATTTCTAAAATCTCATCCCTTTGCTCTCGAATAGTAGCTCTCCAACTTTTACTACGCAATTCTGGTTGGTAGTCCCACTTTAATAAATGCCCTATTAAAACTCCTAGACGATTGCGGAGTTCCTGCTTTTGCTGCCTACCCAACGATAAAATCTCCTCTACCAGATTTTCAATATCTAGCCCCTGCCATTTACCTAAACGCAATAATTCTGATTGATCTTGCGTCCAAGCATAAAAATCTTGCTCATATTGATTAATAGCTTGATTGCCAGCGAGAGTATTAGAGCGATCGCCTTGCAAATTTTGCTTTAAGTCTGATTGCAGCATCAAGATCACCTCATCAATTTAGCTACCCTCTACTACTTTGCCATACCTCATATCTATAGAGACAGCTAGCTTAGATTGGTCACGGCTTGCTTCAATGGAAAAAGTGGCGATATCACCTCGCAGAATCGGCTTTTCAAAAAAGCAAGGACAAGATAGTAAAGTCGTCGTAACTGGCAAAATCCATACCCTACGTCGGATCTCAGTGGAGTAATAATCACATTCAGTCCGACTATCAGGGGGGAAACAGGTATTTTCGTAAATGTACAGAGTTGTGGGTAAATCTGGGAACTGATACGTTGCGACGGGATGGTAATCCAGATAGGCGATCGCTAAGTTGACTAACAAAAAAAATGGTACTGCCAGAGTAAAAATTGCTAAAAATG containing:
- a CDS encoding DUF2997 domain-containing protein; the protein is METLEFIIYPDGRVEERVTGIVGSSCAEVTAAIEAKLGIVAHRELTSENFAQQQLTSQSATQLDRVSDMDASRFSQW
- a CDS encoding DUF29 domain-containing protein, yielding MLQSDLKQNLQGDRSNTLAGNQAINQYEQDFYAWTQDQSELLRLGKWQGLDIENLVEEILSLGRQQKQELRNRLGVLIGHLLKWDYQPELRSKSWRATIREQRDEILEILQENPSLKPYLDEAVQKGFRQGINLVLKETPLDLHDLPTECPYAITQILDLQFPFE